DNA sequence from the Streptomyces tsukubensis genome:
CGACCAGGTACGAGTTGGCGTCCGGCGCGGCCTGCACCTGCCGCTGGGCGGCGAGTTCGGCCAGGGTGGGGATGACCGGCTGGGCGGGCTGGGCCCAGAAGAAGGGGTTGAAGTCCCCGGGCAGCCCGGCGTACACGAGGGTCGCGGCGACGACGTCCGGTACGCCCTGGCGGGAGACCGCCCGCTGGTCGAAGCGGAGGATGCCCTGCGGTCCGAAGGCGTTGAGCAGCTCGTGGGCGACGCCCTGCGGCGGCACCGGCGGCGCGGCCTGGACCTGCGGCAGCGGAACCCGGACCGGCGCGGGCCTGGCGGGCCCGTCGGCGACGTGGTGCAGCTCTCCCTGGTGGGTGATCAACTGCCGCATGCCGTCCTGCCGTCCGGCGTGGTCGCGGCCGTACGGGGCGATGCTGGTGATCCGCGCCTGCGGCCAGGTCTCCCGGATCATGCGGGCGCAGTAGCCGCCGGGCAGCTCGCAGGACTCCAGCTCGGTGTGGAGCCCGAGCACCTGGTTGGGCGGGACGTTCATGGCGCGCAGCTCGTGGAGGATCTGCCACTCCGGGTGGGGAGTGCCGGGGGCGCTGCGGCGGATGATCTGCGCCTCGGAGCCGTCGGGGGCGCGGTAGCGCAGGACGGCCTGGTAGCCGGGGCCGACAGTCGGCACGCCGGACGGCTGCTGGGGGTAGCCGTAGGCACCCGGTGCGGGCGCGCCCGGTGCCGGGGGCGGCGGGCCGGGGGGCGCGGGCGGACCGGCCATCGGGGGCCGTCCGGGCGCCGGGGGCGTACCGGGGGATCCCGGCGGCGGAGGCGTGGCACCGGAAGCTCCGGCGACACCAGGGGTGCCGGGAACACCGGGTGCGCCCGGGGGCGGTGGGGGCGCGCCGGGGCCGAGCGGGTTCGGCCCGGCGAGCATGGTCGCCGCGTGGTGGACCTCTCCCCCGGGCCCCGGGGGCGCGGGCGGAGGGCCGGGCGGCGGAGTCGGGTCGGGGGTCACCTGGGAGACGAGCTGGGTGGGGATGTATCCCCCCACCGACTGCCCGGACTGTCCCGGTTGGCCGGGCGGACCGGGGGGCGGCGGCGTCGTCGGAGTAGTCGGGGTAGCCGAAGGGCCGCCGGGGCGCCGCGGGGGCGCGGCCTTGGCGGTGGCGGCATCGGCGATATCGGCGGCGCCCGCCGCGGGACGTACCAGGGGAGTCGCCGGAGTCGGGGTGGCTCCCGGCAGCGGTCCGGGCGGTCCGGGCGGTCCCGGAGGTACGGGCGGGGGCGTGGCCGAAGCCGGGGTTTCCGCTACGGAGGGGGGTGAGGCGGGCGTGGCAGCGACGGGCTTCATCGCGCTCTCGACGGCTGTGGGCGGGAGTTGGCTGCCGCCCTCCATCAGCGCGGTCGGCAGCTCGGCGTCGGCCGCGTCCCCTTCGGGATCGGCGGGCGATTCGAGCACGGTCACGGGCAGCGGTACGGACCCGTCACCGGCCCCGGCGGCCGGACTGCCCTGGCTGGGCGTGGGCCAGGCACTCCCGGCGGTGTCCGCGGGGGTGTCCCCGGGGCGGGCGGACGGGGTGCTTCCGCCCCCTGGAGCACCAGCACCCGGAGCACCGGCACCCGGCACGGCGTCCGCAGGCCCGGCCCCCGTACCGGCACCGGCACCGGCGGGCACAGCACCCGGAACGGTGTCCTCCGGCGGCGATGCGTTCCCGGTTCCGGAGAGCGGTACGCGGCCCGGCGCGGAGTCGCCCGGCGCAGGCACGGCCCCGGCCACGCCCCCGGGACGGGGAGCGGACCCCGGCACCGCATCGGCGGGTACGGCTCCCGA
Encoded proteins:
- a CDS encoding SUKH-4 family immunity protein, with the protein product MVTFAQAQERAEEWINGDVPAYQHREVRVREFDLGFVVWAEDREGGVRSGGGNQRMVIARAGGETTLWPGLPVGEVIRRYEEEYGGPADAPPPAAPERPRRIDLNQTSFLITPPEWLQEAADRAAPGPGAVPDAGGAGDTAGDAPSPGPVPVVADAVPGPAPADAVPGAGAADTRGAVEDAVPGASGAVPADAVPGSAPRPGGVAGAVPAPGDSAPGRVPLSGTGNASPPEDTVPGAVPAGAGAGTGAGPADAVPGAGAPGAGAPGGGSTPSARPGDTPADTAGSAWPTPSQGSPAAGAGDGSVPLPVTVLESPADPEGDAADAELPTALMEGGSQLPPTAVESAMKPVAATPASPPSVAETPASATPPPVPPGPPGPPGPLPGATPTPATPLVRPAAGAADIADAATAKAAPPRRPGGPSATPTTPTTPPPPGPPGQPGQSGQSVGGYIPTQLVSQVTPDPTPPPGPPPAPPGPGGEVHHAATMLAGPNPLGPGAPPPPPGAPGVPGTPGVAGASGATPPPPGSPGTPPAPGRPPMAGPPAPPGPPPPAPGAPAPGAYGYPQQPSGVPTVGPGYQAVLRYRAPDGSEAQIIRRSAPGTPHPEWQILHELRAMNVPPNQVLGLHTELESCELPGGYCARMIRETWPQARITSIAPYGRDHAGRQDGMRQLITHQGELHHVADGPARPAPVRVPLPQVQAAPPVPPQGVAHELLNAFGPQGILRFDQRAVSRQGVPDVVAATLVYAGLPGDFNPFFWAQPAQPVIPTLAELAAQRQVQAAPDANSYLVVGSDFGRAICVQYGTANIVAVPVEAGPGGAPTAPQFVNTGLPEFVRCMALLGQMWRLRYGLNPEQAGRWTVDFQAYLAALDPAALASPESWWSVLLEQMWDGLL